From the Hevea brasiliensis isolate MT/VB/25A 57/8 chromosome 15, ASM3005281v1, whole genome shotgun sequence genome, one window contains:
- the LOC110659601 gene encoding uncharacterized protein LOC110659601 encodes MAYKHYKSAIGDPGMRRDGLRIAIEAWNQCNEVGEEAPNMGSPRLADCFDVDHSKSPGISNSLLDFISAKFDPCMSYMRTYELRLIHKVDEQDNRLGVLSGTYGGITTKKPDTYAAAKELYLGHKCQVMQNNTKPWQFWMIMLKSGNMDTTAAKCPENGHKSKPFPPEPRFPCFGKGCMNMPYIFHNYTSLLLNRKTLKGSFYGTWDLDSDVRNAALANGTSYFKVTWVKKHLGKGSWVFHHKLKTSPKYPWLMLYLRSDATKGLSGGYHYPTRGMLTTVPKSPNFKVVFRLNVKQGGGKNSQFYLMDIGSCWKNNGKPCDGDVSTDVTRYSEMIINPETEPWCKPDDLKLCPPYHTFRNGTRIHRTDKDNFPYDAYHLWCAPGNAKYLEEPHNLCDAYSNPQPQEILQILPHPVWGEYGYPTKKGEGWIGDPRTWHLDVGRLSQNLYFYQDPGTKPATRHWPSIDLGTEIYISEDEVAEWSVSHFDIVLTS; translated from the exons ATGGCCTACAAACATTATAAGTCAGCCATTGGAGATCCAGGGATGAGAAGAGATGGTCTTAGGATAGCCATTGAAGCTTGGAATCAGTGCAACGAAGTTGGCGAAGAAGCTCCCAATATGGGAAGTCCAAGATTGGCTGATTGCTTTGATGTTGATCATTCAAAATCACCAGGCATATCCAACTCTCTACTTGATTTTATCTCTGCAAAATTTGATCCATGCATGTCATATATGCGAACTTATGAAC TGAGGTTAATACACAAGGTGGATGAGCAAGATAACAGGCTTGGCGTATTGAGTGGTACATACGGAGGAATAACAACTAAAAAACCAGACACTTATGCAGCTGCAAAGGAGTTATATCTGGGTCATAAATGTCAAGTAATGCAAAACAATACAAAGCCTTGGCAATTTTGGATGATCATGCTCAAGAGTGGCAATATGGACACTACAGCAGCCAAATGCCCCGAAAATGGCCACAAGTCCAAACCTTTCCCACCAGAACCACGGTTTCCATGCTTTGGTAAAGGATGCATGAACATGCCCTATATATTCCATAACTACACCAGCCTACTGCTGAATCGCAAGACCTTAAAAGGAAGCTTTTATGGGACTTGGGATTTGGATTCTGATGTTAGAAATGCAGCACTTGCCAATGGCACTTCTTATTTCAAAGTCACTTGGGTCAAAAAACATTTAGGGAAAGGTAGCTGGGTTTTTCACCACAAGTTGAAGACTTCTCCAAAGTATCCATGGTTGATGCTCTACCTGAGGTCCGACGCCACCAAAGGATTATCCGGCGGGTACCATTATCCGACAAGGGGGATGTTAACAACA GTTCCCAAGTCGCCCAATTTCAAGGTAGTGTTCAGGTTAAATGTAAAGCAAGGAGGAGGTAAAAACAGCCAATTTTACCTAATGGACATAGGAAGCTGCTGGAAAAACAATGGAAAACCTTGCGATGGGGATGTGAGCACAGACGTTACTCGATACAGTGAAATGATTATAAACCCTGAAACAGAACCATGGTGCAAACCTGACGATCTGAAACTGTGCCCCCCTTACCACACCTTCCGTAATGGAACCAGAATCCACCGGACAGACAAGGACAATTTCCCCTATGATGCATACCACCTGTGGTGTGCACCAGGAAATGCCAAGTACCTGGAGGAGCCACATAATTTATGTGATGCATATAGCAATCCTCAACCACAAGAGATACTGCAAATCCTTCCTCATCCTGTCTGGGGTGAATATGGCTACCCTACAAAGAAGGGTGAGGGTTGGATAGGAGATCCAAGAACTTGGCATCTTGATGTTGGGAGATTATCTCAGAACCTTTATTTTTATCAG GATCCCGGCACCAAGCCTGCTACTAGGCATTGGCCATCAATTGACTTAGGAACTGAAATATATATTAGCGAAGATGAAGTGGCAGAGTGGAGCGTTAGCCACTTTGACATTGTTCTGACATCTTGA